A genomic region of Paralichthys olivaceus isolate ysfri-2021 chromosome 18, ASM2471397v2, whole genome shotgun sequence contains the following coding sequences:
- the LOC109626171 gene encoding neuropeptide Y receptor type 1-like, producing MFNDSSLPGVWEASDWADTSQCQPSVGGATFLIVAYSAVIAIGLLGNAGLVFIIARQQELRNVTNILIANLSCSDILMCVVCLPVTVIYTLMDRWVLGEALCKVTPFVQCMSVTVSIFSLVLIALERHQLILHPTGWSPAAGHSYLAVGLTWLVACFISLPFLSFNILTNNPFQNISLPANPFRDHLICMELWPSDKHRLAYTTSLLLFQYCLPLLLVLLCYLRIFLRLKRRRDMLERSRRTRGAQRINVMLLAIVIAFALCWLPLNVFNTVFDWHHQALPDCQHDAVFSACHLTAMTSTCINPVVYGFLNSNFQRELKSTLQRCQCGSQAAESYESFPLSTVGSEGLTKATSLNRMGSESSPRPEISSAIPAKTIPANT from the exons ATGTTCAATGACAGCAGCCTCCCTGGGGTCTGGGAGGCCTCGGATTGGGCAGACACCTCTCAGTGCCAACCCTCGGTGGGCGGGGCAACTTTTTTGATCGTGGCGTACAGCGCTGTCATAGCAATCGGATTGTTAGGTAACGCAGGCCTGGTGTTTATAATTGCTCGGCAACAGGAGTTGCGCAACGTTACCAATATCCTGATCGCCAACCTGTCATGCTCCGACATCCTgatgtgtgtggtgtgtctgCCTGTTACCGTCATATACACATTGATGGACCGCTGGGTACTGGGAGAGGCCCTGTGTAAG GTGACTCCCTttgttcagtgcatgtcagtGACAGTTTCTATCTTCTCCTTGGTGCTGATTGCTCTGGAGCGTCACCAGCTGATACTCCATCCCACCGGCTGGTCCCCCGCCGCTGGCCACTCCTACCTGGCTGTGGGGCTTACATGGCTGGTTGCCTGCTTCATCTCTCTGCCCTTCCTCTCCTTCAACATTCTCACTAATAACCCCTTCCAGAACATCAGCCTGCCTGCCAATCCCTTCAG GGACCATCTGATCTGTATGGAGCTCTGGCCGTCAGATAAGCATCGTCTTGCCTACACAACCTCGCTGCTGCTCTTCCAATACTGCCTGCCACTTCTGCTGGTGCTCCTCTGCTACCTCAGGATCTTCCTACGCCTGAAACGACGCAG GGACATGCTGGAGCGCAGTAGGAGGACACGGGGAGCCCAGAGGATAAACGTTATGCTCTTAGCCATCGTCATAGCCTTCGCTTTGTGCTGGCTGCCTCTGAATGTCTTCAACACAGTGTTTGACTGGCACCACCAGGCCCTACCCGACTGCCAGCATGATGCTGTTTTCTCTGCTTGCCACCTAACAGCGATGACCTCCACTTGCATTAACCCTGTGGTGTACGGCTTCCTCAACAGCAACTTCCAGAGGGAGCTGAAGTCAACACTGCAGCGCTGCCAGTGTGGCAGCCAGGCAGCAGAAAGCTACGAGAGCTTCCCTCTCTCCACTGTGGGCAGTGAGGGCTTGACGAAAGCTACCTCCCTCAACAGGATGGGATCAGAGTCTTCCCCGAGACCTGAGATCAGCTCAGCAATTCCAGCCAAAACAATACCAGCTAACACCTAA